The following coding sequences lie in one Oncorhynchus gorbuscha isolate QuinsamMale2020 ecotype Even-year linkage group LG10, OgorEven_v1.0, whole genome shotgun sequence genomic window:
- the LOC124045393 gene encoding transcription elongation factor A protein 2-like has protein sequence MAKEQEVERIAKTLDKMVHKKNTDGAIYLLRELKSMKMSLETLQSTRIGMSVNAVRKQSSEEEVQTLAKSLIKSWKKLLDGAEGKAAEEKRREGSPLRSSTSKDSPGSSDQSKKLPEPPTTPTTPTTPTSPKFTSFPQAPVTTDSVRTKCRELLVAALQTDDDHKTIGADTDNLAAQIEDCIYQEFKSTDQKYKSRLRSRISNLKDQKNPDLRRNVLAGNISADRIASMAAEVREGGVRIASMAAEVREGGVSLAWLLRYGRGAYR, from the exons ATGGCGAAAGAGCAGGAGGTCGAACGCATTGCTAAAACGCTGGACAAAATGGTGCACAAGAAAAACACG GATGGTGCCATATATCTGCTGAGGGAACTGAAGAGCATGAAGATGTCTCTGGAGACTCTACAG TCCACCAGGATCGGCATGTCGGTGAATGCTGTGAGGAAGCAGAGTTCAGAGGAAGAGGTCCAGACTCTGGCCAAGTCACTCATCAAGTCCTGGAAGAAACTACTGG ATGGTGCTGAGGGAAAGGCTgcggaggagaagaggagggagggctcTCCGCTGAGGTCATCAACGTCCAAGGACAGTCCTGGATCCAGTGACCAGAG CAAGAAACTGCCTGAGCCCCCTACGACCCCCACCACCCCTACGACCCCCACCTCTCCAAAGTTCACCTCCTTCCCCCAAGCCCCCGTCACCACTGACAGCGTACGCACCAAGTGCCGAGAGCTGCTGGTGGCTGCCCTGCAGACCGACG ATGACCACAAGACCATTGGAGCAGACACGGACAACCTGGCTGCTCAGATTGAGGACT GTATCTACCAGGAGTTTAAGTCGACAGACCAGAAGTACAAGTCCAGACTGAGGAGCCGTATCTCTAACCTGAAGGACCAGAAGAACCCGGACCTCCGACGCAACGTCCTCGCTGGGAACATCTCTGCTGACCGTATCGCTAGCATGGCTGCTGAGGTACGGGAGGGGGGCGTGCGTATCGCTAGCATGGCTGCTGAGGTACGGGAGGGGGGCGTATCGCTAGCATGGCTGCTGAGGTACGGGAGGGGGGCGTATCGCTAG